The Petropleomorpha daqingensis genome includes a window with the following:
- a CDS encoding (2Fe-2S)-binding protein, translating into MTVDVERDVVLTVNGVPHEVTVPVRRLLSDALRHDLGLTGTHVGCEHGVCGACTVLVDGRPMRSCLMLAVQAAGSEIQTVEGLATDDGQGGQKLHPVQEAFRECHALQCGFCTPGFLMTIKAGLEDRDRSAEITEEEVDEIVGGNLCRCTGYANIKKAVRHAAATMQDGDR; encoded by the coding sequence GTGACCGTGGACGTGGAGCGGGACGTCGTCCTGACCGTGAACGGCGTGCCGCACGAGGTGACCGTGCCGGTGCGCCGGCTGCTGTCCGACGCGCTGCGCCACGACCTCGGGCTGACCGGCACGCACGTCGGCTGCGAGCACGGCGTCTGCGGCGCCTGCACGGTGCTGGTCGACGGCCGGCCGATGCGCTCCTGCCTGATGCTCGCCGTCCAGGCCGCCGGCTCCGAGATCCAGACCGTCGAGGGGCTCGCGACCGACGACGGGCAGGGCGGGCAGAAGCTGCACCCGGTGCAGGAGGCGTTCCGCGAGTGCCACGCCCTGCAGTGCGGGTTCTGCACGCCGGGCTTCCTGATGACGATCAAGGCCGGGCTCGAGGACCGCGACCGGTCGGCGGAGATCACCGAGGAGGAGGTCGACGAGATCGTCGGCGGCAACCTCTGCCGGTGCACCGGATACGCCAACATCAAGAAGGCCGTCCGGCACGCCGCCGCCACCATGCAGGACGGCGACCGATGA
- a CDS encoding FAD binding domain-containing protein, with product MKPAPFRYADPGTLDEALAVLADEGEGAKVLAGGQSLLPLLLMRLAAPTTLVDINKVPGLDTVEATGDGVRVGALVRHNALLHDDAAARVQPLLARATANVAHPAIRNRGTTVGSIAHADPSGEMTSVLALTDGSVTVATPSGVETISWSDLFVGPLETSVHGPAVVTSAFFPALPARSGTAFAEVARRKGDYAVCGAGVVVTLDADRRVSAVRASYISVGLVPEVHDLTEAVVGSPVDSADWGKAAALAQSLVEPDTDIHASADYRRLLVGVLTERTLAAAAAEAGGRA from the coding sequence GTGAAACCGGCACCGTTCCGCTACGCCGACCCCGGCACCCTCGACGAGGCCCTCGCGGTCCTCGCCGACGAGGGTGAGGGCGCCAAGGTGCTGGCCGGTGGTCAGTCGCTGCTGCCGCTGCTGTTGATGCGGCTGGCGGCACCGACGACCCTGGTCGACATCAACAAGGTGCCCGGTCTCGACACCGTCGAGGCCACCGGGGACGGCGTGCGGGTCGGTGCGCTCGTCCGGCACAACGCCCTGCTCCACGACGACGCCGCCGCCCGGGTCCAGCCGCTGCTGGCCCGGGCGACGGCGAACGTCGCCCACCCCGCGATCCGCAACCGCGGGACGACGGTCGGCTCCATCGCGCACGCCGACCCCTCCGGCGAGATGACCTCCGTCCTCGCCCTGACCGACGGCTCGGTCACCGTGGCCACGCCCTCCGGCGTCGAGACGATCTCGTGGTCCGACCTGTTCGTCGGCCCGCTCGAGACCTCGGTGCACGGCCCCGCCGTCGTCACCTCCGCCTTCTTCCCGGCGCTGCCGGCGCGCTCGGGCACCGCGTTCGCCGAGGTGGCCCGCCGCAAGGGCGACTACGCGGTCTGCGGCGCCGGCGTCGTCGTCACCCTGGACGCCGACCGGCGCGTGTCCGCCGTCCGCGCCTCCTACATCTCCGTCGGCCTGGTGCCCGAGGTGCACGACCTCACCGAGGCCGTCGTCGGGTCGCCGGTCGACTCCGCCGACTGGGGCAAGGCCGCCGCGCTGGCGCAGAGCCTGGTCGAGCCCGACACCGACATCCACGCCAGCGCCGACTACCGGCGCCTGCTCGTCGGGGTGCTCACCGAACGAACGCTGGCCGCAGCGGCCGCCGAGGCAGGGGGACGCGCGTGA
- a CDS encoding uracil-xanthine permease family protein yields the protein MAFSWKLYGDGKTPPIGEAVAPDERLTWPRTIGIGAQHVVAMFGATFVFPIVMGLNPNLAIMMSGIATIIFLLIVAGKIPSYLGTSASFVGGVAAIRAQGGDSSDVVGSILIAGAVLAIVGLIIHFAGAGVVHRVLPPAVTGAVVMLIGFNLAPVVAGIYWPQDQWVALLTMAFVIVCSLVLRGFWARISILLGLVFGYLVSWIFDKAFGQIHSITGSSNGEQIDHFRTDFSGVGKADWIGFPPLTAPHFSFNFALLVLPAVIALIAENAGHVKAVSEMTKRDLDPMLGRAILADGVGTVVASSVGGSPTTTYAENIGVMAATRVYSTAAYYVAAIVAILLGLCPKFGALVAATPGGVLGGITVILYGMIGLLGAKIWKENRVDFANPINLVPLAAGIIIGIGGVALVFSDTFSLSGIALGTIVAVVGWHVARVLAPEEMRTALRSEAGYYGGTGPAVGEFGVHEVSETGADYESPDPSSVDQVGRPGTPHNNR from the coding sequence ATGGCGTTCAGTTGGAAGCTCTACGGGGACGGCAAGACCCCGCCGATCGGTGAGGCCGTCGCGCCGGACGAACGGCTGACGTGGCCTCGCACCATCGGCATCGGTGCCCAGCACGTGGTCGCCATGTTCGGCGCGACCTTCGTCTTCCCGATCGTCATGGGCCTGAACCCGAACCTGGCGATCATGATGAGCGGGATCGCGACGATCATCTTCCTGCTCATCGTCGCCGGGAAGATCCCCAGCTACCTCGGCACCAGCGCCTCGTTCGTCGGCGGCGTCGCGGCCATCCGCGCCCAGGGCGGCGACAGCTCCGACGTCGTCGGCTCGATCCTGATCGCCGGCGCCGTCCTGGCGATCGTCGGTCTGATCATCCACTTCGCGGGCGCCGGGGTCGTGCACCGTGTCCTGCCCCCGGCCGTCACCGGCGCCGTGGTCATGCTGATCGGTTTCAACCTCGCGCCGGTCGTGGCCGGCATCTACTGGCCGCAGGACCAGTGGGTGGCGCTGCTGACCATGGCTTTCGTCATCGTCTGCTCGCTGGTGCTGCGCGGGTTCTGGGCCCGCATCTCGATCCTGCTCGGGCTGGTCTTCGGCTACCTCGTGTCGTGGATCTTCGACAAGGCGTTCGGCCAGATCCACTCGATCACCGGCAGCAGCAACGGCGAGCAGATCGACCACTTCCGCACCGACTTCAGCGGCGTGGGCAAGGCCGACTGGATCGGCTTCCCGCCCCTGACCGCGCCGCACTTCTCGTTCAACTTCGCCCTGCTCGTGCTGCCGGCCGTCATCGCCCTGATCGCGGAGAACGCCGGGCACGTCAAGGCGGTCAGCGAGATGACCAAGCGCGACCTCGACCCGATGCTGGGTCGGGCGATCCTCGCCGACGGTGTGGGCACCGTGGTCGCCAGCTCGGTCGGCGGCTCGCCGACCACCACGTACGCCGAGAACATCGGCGTCATGGCCGCCACCCGCGTGTACTCCACGGCTGCCTACTACGTGGCCGCGATCGTGGCGATCCTGCTGGGTCTGTGCCCGAAGTTCGGCGCGCTCGTCGCGGCGACCCCGGGCGGCGTCCTCGGCGGGATCACGGTGATCCTCTACGGGATGATCGGCCTGCTCGGCGCGAAGATCTGGAAGGAGAACCGGGTCGACTTCGCCAACCCGATCAACCTGGTGCCGCTGGCGGCCGGGATCATCATCGGGATCGGTGGCGTCGCCCTGGTGTTCAGCGACACCTTCTCGCTGTCGGGCATCGCGCTCGGCACGATCGTGGCGGTCGTCGGCTGGCACGTCGCCCGTGTCCTGGCCCCGGAGGAGATGCGGACCGCGCTGCGCAGCGAGGCCGGCTACTACGGCGGCACCGGTCCGGCGGTCGGCGAGTTCGGCGTCCACGAGGTCAGCGAGACCGGTGCCGACTACGAGTCGCCCGACCCGTCGTCGGTCGACCAGGTCGGCCGTCCGGGTACCCCGCACAACAACCGATAG
- a CDS encoding FdrA family protein, which produces MAAPPTGVRSVVLRSGVYADSVKLMQVSRDVGATEGVTGVLVAMATPLNLEIAENMGLAPDEEASPEQLLIAIRATDDAALAAATAAVDAALAARERSSATAATIPLRTIGAGLDELPVDTEALAIISVPGQYAVAEAADAIAAGRSVLVFSDGVPVEHEVLLKRAAHDAGVLVMGPDCGTAIVSGVALGFANVVRPGPVGLVAASGTGAQQVSCLLDAAGVGVSHVLGVGGRDLKAEVGGLATLDALAALDADPATERVLLVSKPPAPAVAEAVRAAADGLSVPVRDAVLSADAPDLTAAVEGLLADMGREVPAWPSRPGPDEKAVPGAVLKGFFSGGTLADEAMLLASPALGEIRSNIPLRPELDLGTDLAAPGHVVVDFGDDALTVGRAHPMIDPTLRLEAISNLAARREPAVLLLDVVLGYGADPDPAHSLVPALTAARRHVPLPVVVALIGTEGDPQGWSRQADALAAAGAAVFASNAQATRYALDLLGGAR; this is translated from the coding sequence GTGGCAGCTCCACCGACCGGCGTCCGCTCCGTCGTCCTCCGCTCCGGCGTCTACGCCGACTCCGTGAAGCTCATGCAGGTCAGCCGGGACGTCGGCGCGACCGAGGGCGTCACCGGCGTCCTGGTCGCGATGGCCACGCCGCTGAACCTCGAGATCGCCGAGAACATGGGCCTGGCCCCCGACGAGGAGGCCTCGCCGGAGCAGTTGCTCATCGCGATCCGGGCCACGGACGACGCCGCCCTGGCCGCCGCGACCGCCGCCGTCGACGCCGCGCTGGCCGCCCGGGAGCGGTCCTCCGCGACCGCCGCGACCATCCCGCTGCGCACGATCGGCGCCGGCCTGGACGAGCTGCCGGTCGACACCGAGGCGCTGGCGATCATCAGCGTGCCCGGGCAGTACGCCGTCGCCGAGGCCGCCGACGCGATCGCCGCCGGACGCAGCGTCCTGGTCTTCTCCGACGGCGTCCCGGTCGAGCACGAGGTGCTGCTCAAGCGCGCCGCGCACGACGCCGGCGTGCTGGTCATGGGCCCCGACTGCGGCACCGCGATCGTCTCCGGCGTCGCGCTGGGCTTCGCCAACGTCGTCCGGCCCGGTCCCGTCGGGCTGGTCGCGGCCAGCGGCACCGGCGCGCAGCAGGTGTCCTGCCTGCTCGACGCGGCCGGCGTCGGCGTCTCGCACGTGCTCGGTGTCGGCGGCCGTGACCTCAAGGCCGAGGTCGGCGGGCTGGCCACGCTCGACGCCCTGGCCGCCCTCGACGCCGACCCCGCCACCGAGCGGGTGCTGCTGGTCTCCAAGCCGCCGGCGCCCGCCGTCGCCGAGGCCGTGCGCGCGGCCGCCGACGGGCTGAGCGTGCCGGTCCGCGACGCGGTGCTCTCGGCCGACGCGCCCGACCTCACCGCCGCCGTCGAGGGGCTGCTGGCCGACATGGGCCGCGAGGTGCCGGCCTGGCCGTCGCGCCCGGGGCCGGACGAGAAGGCCGTGCCGGGCGCCGTCCTCAAGGGGTTCTTCTCCGGCGGCACGCTGGCCGACGAGGCGATGCTGCTGGCCTCGCCGGCGCTCGGCGAGATCCGCTCGAACATCCCGCTGCGCCCGGAGCTCGACCTCGGGACGGACCTGGCCGCCCCGGGTCACGTCGTCGTCGACTTCGGGGACGACGCGCTGACCGTCGGCCGCGCGCACCCGATGATCGACCCCACGCTGCGGCTCGAGGCGATCAGCAACCTGGCCGCCCGGCGCGAGCCGGCGGTGCTGCTGCTCGACGTCGTCCTCGGGTACGGCGCCGACCCCGACCCGGCGCACTCGCTGGTCCCGGCGCTGACCGCGGCCCGCCGCCACGTACCGCTGCCCGTCGTCGTCGCGCTGATCGGGACCGAGGGCGATCCGCAGGGCTGGAGCCGCCAGGCCGACGCGCTGGCCGCCGCCGGTGCCGCGGTCTTCGCCTCGAACGCGCAGGCCACCCGCTACGCCCTCGACCTGCTGGGAGGCGCCCGATGA
- a CDS encoding DUF1116 domain-containing protein, translated as MSLQELLATPPAIVAAGVDVFSDALRAQGAEVHDVDWRPPAFGDPADLAALALDARRAAANRTAVERVLAAGSQLVDVQPARAVLDLPDRMLLHAGPPIEWADASGPMRGALIGACLFEGWADTAEEAERILAAGEIALDPCHHHSAVGPMAGVTSPSMWMWCLQDPVGGGRAFCNLNEGLGKVLRYGAYGPEVIERLHWMADVLGPVLAAAVRTPLEAGVDPIDVKAILAQMLQMGDEGHNRNRAGSAITLRELAPALAEVDAPAKAISAVLRFIGGNEHFFLNLGMPTAKLAMDAARGVPGSTMVTVMARNGTEFGIQTAGTGDRWFTGPAQTPVGLFLGDYGPDDANPDIGDSAITETYGVGGFSMAAAPAIVRFVGGTVPDALATTERMYQVTLAENPAMAIPILGFRGSPTGIDVLKVARTGWLPQINTGMAGAVAGTGQVGAGLVQPPQECFEKALAALAEETRAA; from the coding sequence ATGAGCCTGCAGGAGCTGCTGGCCACCCCACCGGCGATCGTGGCGGCCGGCGTCGACGTCTTCTCCGACGCGCTGCGCGCGCAGGGCGCCGAGGTGCACGACGTCGACTGGCGCCCGCCGGCGTTCGGCGACCCGGCCGACCTGGCCGCGCTCGCCCTCGACGCCCGCCGCGCCGCCGCCAACCGCACCGCCGTGGAGCGGGTGCTCGCCGCCGGCTCCCAGCTGGTCGACGTCCAGCCCGCGCGGGCCGTGCTCGACCTGCCCGACCGCATGCTGCTGCACGCCGGCCCGCCGATCGAGTGGGCCGACGCCTCCGGGCCGATGCGCGGCGCGCTGATCGGCGCCTGCCTGTTCGAGGGCTGGGCCGACACCGCCGAGGAGGCCGAGCGCATCCTCGCCGCCGGCGAGATCGCCCTCGACCCCTGCCACCACCACTCGGCCGTCGGCCCGATGGCCGGCGTGACCAGCCCGTCGATGTGGATGTGGTGCCTGCAGGACCCGGTCGGCGGCGGCCGTGCCTTCTGCAACCTCAACGAGGGCCTGGGCAAGGTGCTGCGCTACGGCGCGTACGGGCCCGAGGTGATCGAGCGGCTGCACTGGATGGCCGACGTGCTCGGCCCGGTGCTCGCCGCCGCGGTGCGCACCCCGCTGGAGGCCGGCGTCGACCCGATCGACGTCAAGGCGATTCTCGCCCAGATGCTGCAGATGGGCGACGAGGGGCACAACCGCAACCGGGCCGGCTCCGCGATCACCCTGCGCGAGCTCGCGCCGGCGCTGGCCGAGGTCGACGCCCCGGCGAAGGCCATCTCCGCGGTGCTGCGCTTCATCGGCGGCAACGAGCACTTCTTCCTCAACCTCGGCATGCCGACGGCGAAGCTCGCGATGGACGCCGCCCGCGGCGTGCCCGGCTCGACGATGGTCACCGTCATGGCCCGCAACGGCACCGAGTTCGGCATCCAGACCGCCGGGACCGGCGACCGCTGGTTCACCGGACCCGCGCAGACGCCGGTCGGGCTGTTCCTCGGTGACTACGGTCCGGACGACGCCAACCCCGACATCGGCGACTCCGCGATCACCGAGACCTACGGCGTCGGTGGCTTCTCGATGGCCGCCGCCCCGGCGATCGTCCGGTTCGTCGGCGGCACGGTGCCCGACGCGCTGGCCACGACCGAGCGCATGTACCAGGTGACCCTGGCCGAGAACCCGGCGATGGCGATCCCGATCCTCGGCTTCCGCGGCTCGCCCACGGGCATCGACGTGCTCAAGGTGGCGCGCACCGGCTGGCTGCCGCAGATCAACACGGGCATGGCCGGCGCGGTCGCCGGCACCGGTCAGGTGGGCGCCGGGCTGGTGCAGCCGCCGCAGGAGTGCTTCGAGAAGGCGCTGGCCGCGCTGGCCGAGGAGACCCGCGCCGCCTGA
- a CDS encoding ArsR/SmtB family transcription factor, whose amino-acid sequence MPHRRKELDAASLKALAHPLRVQIMRQLDLREHMSVTSLAQELGETTGAVSYHLRQLARHGLVEEVDAPEEPGDRPAVGRRRRMWRMAVDEIHISGNAFLTDPDTKEAAGFLLREFESARSRRLAHWFATSTTWPEEWQNASSDMDGTLTLDPAQTRALADELKAVIDRYRELPPGAGARHVDVQYAVYPTAEEELS is encoded by the coding sequence ATGCCGCACCGCCGCAAGGAACTCGACGCCGCCTCGCTGAAGGCGCTCGCCCACCCGCTGCGGGTGCAGATCATGCGGCAGCTCGACCTGCGCGAGCACATGAGCGTGACCAGCCTGGCCCAGGAGCTCGGGGAGACGACCGGCGCGGTCAGCTACCACCTGCGCCAGCTCGCCCGGCACGGCCTGGTCGAGGAGGTCGACGCTCCCGAGGAGCCGGGGGACCGGCCGGCCGTCGGCCGCCGCCGGCGGATGTGGCGCATGGCCGTCGACGAGATCCACATCAGCGGCAACGCCTTCCTGACCGACCCGGACACGAAGGAGGCCGCCGGCTTCCTGCTGCGCGAGTTCGAGTCCGCCCGGAGCCGCCGTCTCGCGCACTGGTTCGCCACCTCGACCACGTGGCCGGAGGAGTGGCAGAACGCCTCCAGCGACATGGACGGCACGCTCACGCTCGATCCGGCGCAGACGCGGGCGCTGGCCGACGAGCTCAAGGCCGTGATCGACCGCTACCGCGAGCTGCCGCCCGGCGCGGGCGCGCGGCACGTCGACGTCCAGTACGCCGTCTACCCCACCGCCGAGGAGGAGCTCTCGTGA
- a CDS encoding MFS transporter, which translates to MSRLGPRFWRLYASSATSNLADGIGRTALPLLAASYTRDPVLVSGLASFAFLPWLLFALVSGAVVDRVDRRYAMSAANAVRALSLGVLAVLVMTGEGSVLALYVVAFLLGTAETIYDSATRALLPQVIERRHMDKANSLLTAEESLGQQFIGSPLGSALFALAVALPIALNSIGFAVAALLILTVRGVQRPQRTGGPTTVRADVAEGVRWLWNHRLLRGFTLVSAATCLTNSMINGVLVLYVLEVLHLQSSRFGFFVLSAGVGALLGGLATPLVGKLLGRVRALTLGAAVSAAAIGLMGFVDNGWVAAALSAVMAAGVMVWNVLTMSLRQLLIPEHMFGRVQGAYRTLVWGAIPLGALAGGVVADLLGVSAVFLVSGAVLLVLAGVLWLLLRAHAAELTDEALAGEDADEAVAVPA; encoded by the coding sequence GTGAGCAGACTGGGCCCGCGCTTCTGGCGGCTGTACGCCAGCAGCGCCACGTCGAACCTGGCCGACGGGATCGGCCGGACGGCGCTGCCGCTGCTGGCGGCCTCGTACACCCGCGACCCGGTGCTGGTCTCGGGGCTGGCCAGCTTCGCGTTCCTGCCGTGGCTGCTGTTCGCGCTGGTCAGCGGCGCGGTGGTGGACCGCGTCGACCGCCGGTACGCGATGTCGGCGGCCAACGCCGTCCGGGCGCTGTCCTTGGGGGTGCTCGCCGTCCTGGTGATGACCGGTGAGGGCTCGGTGCTCGCGCTCTACGTCGTCGCCTTCCTGCTCGGGACGGCGGAGACGATCTACGACAGCGCGACTCGTGCCCTGCTGCCGCAGGTGATCGAGCGGCGCCACATGGACAAGGCGAACAGCCTGCTCACCGCGGAGGAGTCGCTCGGTCAGCAGTTCATCGGGTCGCCGCTGGGCTCGGCGCTGTTCGCGCTCGCCGTCGCGCTGCCGATCGCGCTGAACTCCATCGGGTTCGCCGTCGCCGCGCTGCTGATCCTCACCGTGCGCGGGGTCCAGCGGCCGCAGCGCACCGGCGGGCCGACGACGGTCCGGGCCGACGTCGCCGAGGGCGTGCGCTGGCTGTGGAACCACCGGCTGCTGCGCGGCTTCACGCTGGTCTCCGCGGCGACCTGCCTGACCAACAGCATGATCAACGGCGTCCTGGTGCTGTATGTGCTGGAGGTCCTGCATCTGCAGTCGAGCCGGTTCGGCTTCTTCGTGCTCTCCGCCGGCGTCGGCGCGCTGCTGGGCGGCCTCGCCACGCCGCTCGTCGGCAAGCTGCTCGGCCGGGTGCGCGCCCTGACCCTGGGCGCGGCCGTGAGCGCGGCCGCCATCGGGCTCATGGGCTTCGTCGACAACGGCTGGGTGGCCGCGGCGCTGTCGGCCGTCATGGCCGCCGGGGTGATGGTCTGGAACGTGCTCACCATGTCGCTGCGCCAGCTGCTCATCCCCGAGCACATGTTCGGCCGCGTGCAGGGCGCCTACCGCACCCTCGTCTGGGGCGCGATCCCGCTGGGCGCTCTCGCCGGCGGTGTGGTGGCCGACCTCCTCGGCGTCTCGGCGGTGTTCCTGGTCTCGGGAGCCGTGCTGCTGGTGCTCGCCGGCGTGCTGTGGCTGCTGCTGCGGGCGCACGCGGCCGAGTTGACCGACGAGGCCCTCGCCGGGGAGGACGCCGACGAGGCCGTCGCCGTCCCCGCCTGA
- a CDS encoding SRPBCC family protein, translated as MTSSRGEQRDEGGGGGLLSTLANSPAVKGLGDAAKDYAKARGGDLAKKVGEKVTGATDSLNGTAENGGFKATAVGEVAKRVTQGENPVKAALGGVGAGIKDKVSGALGRKKSGGSGNKKFMSIIEDINVGVPVDVAYDQWTQFQEFASFMKGVESVDQTDDVGSNWRVKVFKSRRNLKGTVTEQIPDRKIAWTTDGAKGTVKGLVTFHPLADDLTQILLVMEYYPQGLFEKTGNIWRAQGRRARLDLKNFRRFLMMRGEATGSWRGEIRDGEVVRTPEEVEQDEQREDEDQYEGEDEDQYEDEGEDESEGEDEEPEEDEEEEGEDEEPAARQAGNGRVDRAEDESDDEEEPEEERNFVHDEADQDEDEPEERPRPRQRSRRREPARAR; from the coding sequence ATGACCAGCAGCCGAGGCGAGCAGCGAGACGAGGGCGGCGGCGGTGGCCTGCTGTCCACCCTGGCCAACAGCCCGGCCGTCAAGGGGCTGGGTGACGCGGCCAAGGACTACGCCAAGGCCCGCGGGGGTGACCTGGCCAAGAAGGTCGGCGAGAAGGTGACCGGCGCGACCGACTCGCTCAACGGCACGGCCGAGAACGGCGGGTTCAAGGCCACCGCGGTCGGCGAGGTGGCCAAGCGGGTCACCCAGGGCGAGAACCCGGTCAAGGCCGCGCTCGGCGGCGTCGGTGCCGGGATCAAGGACAAGGTCAGCGGGGCGCTCGGCCGCAAGAAGAGCGGCGGCAGCGGCAACAAGAAGTTCATGAGCATCATCGAGGACATCAACGTCGGTGTCCCCGTCGACGTGGCGTACGACCAGTGGACGCAGTTCCAGGAGTTCGCCAGCTTCATGAAGGGCGTGGAGTCGGTCGACCAGACCGACGACGTCGGCAGCAACTGGCGGGTGAAGGTCTTCAAGTCCCGGCGGAACCTCAAGGGGACGGTCACCGAGCAGATCCCCGACCGGAAGATCGCCTGGACGACGGACGGCGCCAAGGGGACGGTCAAGGGCCTGGTCACGTTCCACCCGCTGGCCGACGACCTGACCCAGATCCTGCTGGTCATGGAGTACTACCCGCAGGGCCTGTTCGAGAAGACCGGCAACATCTGGCGAGCCCAGGGCCGGCGCGCGCGGCTGGACCTCAAGAACTTCCGCCGCTTCCTCATGATGCGCGGTGAGGCCACCGGCAGCTGGCGTGGGGAGATCCGTGACGGCGAGGTCGTCCGCACGCCGGAAGAGGTCGAGCAGGACGAGCAGCGCGAGGACGAGGACCAGTACGAGGGCGAGGACGAGGACCAGTACGAGGACGAGGGCGAGGACGAGTCCGAGGGCGAGGACGAGGAGCCGGAGGAGGACGAGGAGGAGGAAGGCGAGGACGAGGAGCCGGCCGCCCGCCAGGCCGGCAACGGCCGGGTCGACCGCGCCGAGGACGAGTCCGACGACGAGGAGGAGCCCGAGGAGGAGCGCAACTTCGTCCACGACGAGGCCGACCAGGACGAGGACGAGCCCGAGGAGCGACCGAGGCCGCGGCAGCGGTCCCGCCGCCGCGAGCCGGCACGAGCCCGATGA
- a CDS encoding GvpL/GvpF family gas vesicle protein — protein MVLLVHGLLREHDRAVLERVGGSVHPRAVAAAGLAAAVSEAPESGLTADDAVAHLDLLVALAADVPVLPLPLGTTAPDDDAVREEVLAPAADRLEQQLAAVAEFVELRLDLAFDTDAVVAGIARGNPEIEHMAARSRAPGAGLPERMALGEAVAELVADEEAVRTAEWTAELASIAERSAVLAADEQTRRTAYLVRRDRLADADAAVARLRTAAEGVADVEYVGPLPVYSFLDDLPAGEQPAPRSRWGW, from the coding sequence ATGGTGCTGCTCGTCCACGGACTGCTCCGCGAGCACGACCGCGCCGTCCTCGAGCGGGTCGGCGGGTCGGTGCACCCGCGCGCGGTCGCCGCCGCCGGCCTGGCCGCCGCCGTCTCCGAGGCGCCCGAGAGCGGGCTCACCGCCGACGACGCCGTCGCCCACCTGGACCTGCTCGTGGCGCTGGCCGCCGACGTCCCGGTGCTGCCGCTCCCCCTGGGGACGACGGCGCCCGACGACGACGCCGTCCGCGAGGAGGTGCTCGCCCCGGCCGCCGACCGGCTGGAGCAGCAGCTGGCCGCGGTGGCGGAGTTCGTGGAGCTGCGGCTGGACCTGGCGTTCGACACCGACGCCGTGGTCGCCGGGATCGCGCGCGGCAACCCGGAGATCGAGCACATGGCCGCGCGCAGCCGGGCGCCCGGCGCGGGGCTGCCGGAGCGGATGGCGCTGGGCGAGGCGGTGGCCGAGCTGGTCGCCGACGAGGAGGCCGTGCGGACGGCGGAGTGGACCGCCGAGCTGGCGTCGATCGCCGAGCGCTCCGCCGTCCTGGCCGCCGACGAGCAGACCCGGCGGACCGCGTACCTGGTCCGCCGCGACCGCCTGGCCGACGCCGACGCCGCCGTCGCCCGGCTCCGGACGGCCGCGGAGGGAGTGGCCGACGTCGAGTACGTCGGGCCGCTGCCGGTCTACAGCTTCCTCGACGACCTGCCGGCGGGCGAGCAGCCCGCCCCGCGCTCGCGTTGGGGGTGGTGA
- the gvpJ gene encoding gas vesicle protein GvpJ: MTMAGVNRAPRPSSLADVLDVVLDKGIVIDAYVRVALVGIELLTIDARIVIASVDTYLRFAEAVNRLDLQPSQEATGLPGLIEQMQEGGAKRKTRGALSGAGEKAKDVMQSLTGRGDDDEDDEDDGGRENGRRREDRGVPASRRARSRS, from the coding sequence ATGACCATGGCCGGCGTCAACCGCGCACCCCGACCGAGCAGCCTGGCCGACGTGCTCGACGTCGTCCTCGACAAGGGCATCGTCATCGACGCCTACGTCCGCGTCGCCCTGGTCGGCATCGAACTGCTGACCATCGACGCCCGCATCGTCATCGCCAGCGTCGACACCTACCTGCGCTTCGCCGAGGCGGTGAACCGGCTCGACCTGCAGCCGTCGCAGGAGGCGACCGGCCTGCCGGGCCTGATCGAGCAGATGCAGGAGGGTGGCGCGAAGCGCAAGACCCGCGGCGCGCTGTCCGGCGCCGGCGAGAAGGCCAAGGACGTCATGCAGTCGCTCACCGGCCGCGGGGACGACGACGAGGACGACGAGGACGACGGCGGCCGCGAGAACGGCCGTCGGCGCGAGGACCGCGGCGTCCCGGCGTCGCGTCGGGCGAGGTCGCGGAGCTGA
- a CDS encoding gas vesicle protein K codes for MSAPRRLAGSGEDVGRGLGRLVVTLLEVVRQVVERQALRRVEVGDLSDEQIERLGQALLQLEATFDELIEHFGVVPNDVYLPLDLAGLDRLAAPTRRTP; via the coding sequence GTGAGCGCCCCGCGCCGGCTCGCCGGCAGCGGTGAGGACGTCGGCCGCGGGCTCGGCCGGCTGGTCGTCACCCTGCTCGAGGTCGTCCGCCAGGTGGTCGAGCGCCAGGCGCTGCGCCGGGTCGAGGTCGGCGACCTCAGCGACGAGCAGATCGAACGCCTCGGCCAGGCCCTCCTGCAGCTGGAGGCCACCTTCGACGAGCTCATCGAGCACTTCGGCGTCGTCCCGAACGACGTGTACCTGCCCCTGGACCTGGCGGGACTCGACCGTCTCGCCGCCCCCACGAGGAGGACCCCATGA
- the gvpJ gene encoding gas vesicle protein GvpJ, giving the protein MREQPGILGGDSSGTSLVELLDRVVHRGAYVSGDVIVCLAGIDLVRLDLRLLLTAIQPHDEVRP; this is encoded by the coding sequence ATGCGTGAGCAGCCCGGCATCCTCGGCGGCGACTCCTCCGGCACGAGCCTGGTGGAGCTGCTCGACCGCGTCGTGCACCGCGGCGCCTACGTCAGCGGCGACGTGATCGTCTGCCTGGCCGGCATCGACCTGGTGCGGCTGGACCTGCGGCTGCTGCTCACGGCCATCCAGCCGCACGACGAGGTGCGGCCGTGA